A window of Actinomycetota bacterium genomic DNA:
AGTTCCACAATCTGCGCCGCCCATCCGGGCCTTCGGCGGAGGACGCCGCGGCGGCACTGCGCTCGCTGGGGTACGGGGTGCAGCTGGAGATCCGGGACTCCGGCCCGCTGCACCACTACGAGAGCCTGGAGGAGATGGTGGTCTTCCACCGCAAGCGCCTCTGCCTGCCCGCCTCTCGGGACCCGGAGGTGGCCGACGCCCTCGTGGCCCTGGGCGTGGACCCGGCCGACCCGGTCGCCCTGGGCGCCGGCCGGCCCCTGGTGACGCTCTGGTGGGACACGGGTCCGTCCCAGTAGCGCCAGCCGGTAGAGTTCCGGCGGTTTTGGGGCCGGGTTCCACCGGAGTCAAAGAGGTCGGTCGATGGATCGGGACGAACGCATGCTGGCGACGATGGTGCACCTGCTCGCCTTCTGCGGGCTGCTCTTCCCGCTCGGCGGCAACGTCCTCGGCCCGCTGATCCTGTGGCTGGTGAAGCGGGACACGTCGATGTTCTTCGACGAGAACGGCAAGGAGTCGGTCAACTTCCAGATCAGCATGCTGATCTACGTGCTGGTGGCCACTCTCCTGATCGAGGTGCTCATCGGCATCCCTCTCGTCGCCGTCCTGCTGGGAGCCGACGCG
This region includes:
- a CDS encoding DUF4870 domain-containing protein, yielding MDRDERMLATMVHLLAFCGLLFPLGGNVLGPLILWLVKRDTSMFFDENGKESVNFQISMLIYVLVATLLIEVLIGIPLVAVLLGADAVLVVIAAVKANRGEFYRYPISIRFIK